Proteins found in one Neodiprion lecontei isolate iyNeoLeco1 chromosome 6, iyNeoLeco1.1, whole genome shotgun sequence genomic segment:
- the LOC107217122 gene encoding sodium channel protein para isoform X8 has protein sequence MSEDSDSISEEERSLFRPFTRESLAAIEARIAEEYAKQKELEKKRAEGEGGFGRKKKKKEVRYDDEDEDEGPQPDPMLEQGAPIPVRLHSEFPPELASTPLEDIDSFYHNQRTFVVVSKGKDIFRFSATDALWILDPFNPIRRVAIYILVHPLFSLFIITTILVNCILMIMPTTPTIESTEVIFTGIYTFESAVKVMARGFILQPFTYLRDAWNWLDFVVIALAYVTMGIDLGNLAALRTFRVLRALKTVAIVPGLKTIVGAVIESVKNLRDVIILTMFSLSVFALMGLQIYMGVLTQKCIKNFPEDGSWGNLTDENWERFVSNETNWYVDEGGNMPLCGNSSGAGMCDPGYTCLQGYGSNPNYGYTSFDTFGWALLSAFRLMTQDYWENLYQLVLRSAGPWHMLFFIVIIFLGSFYLVNLILAIVAMSYDELQKKAEEEEAAEEEAIREAEEAALAKESKLAAHAAAREAAAAAAAADQIVKSPSDFSCHSYELFVGQEKGNDDNNKERMSIRSVESVSEHRVKPPNNNHSSASNKVRKVSAASLSLPGSPFNLRRGSRGSHQFTIRNGRGRFVGPPGGDRKPLVLSTYLDAQEHLPYADDSNAVTPMSEENGTIVVPVYYASLGSRHSSYTSHASRLSYTSHGDLLGGIAGAGKPMTKESRLRSRSARPPSGNGHVNDQNHKHFYEGDMEDPMGKVKQQDNPFIEPSQQHAVVDMKDVMVLSDIIEQAAGRQSKASDHGVSIYYFPTEDDEEGPAFKEKLLALCLRGIDIFCVWDCCWVWLKFQEFVALVVFDPFVELFITLCIVVNTLFMALDHHAMDPDMDRVLKSGNYFFTTTFGIEATMKLIAMSPKYYFQEGWNIFDFIIVALSLLELGLEGVQGLSVLRSFRLLRVFKLAKSWPTLNLLISIMGRTVGALGNLTFVLCIIIFIFAVMGMQLFGKNYTDNVDRFPDGDLPRWNFTDFMHSFMIVFRVLCGEWIESMWDCMLVGDVSCIPFFLATVVIGNLVVLNLFLALLLSNFGSSNLSAPTADNDTNKIAEAIDRIARFIQWVKRSLFNLFKMMRAKFTNQISDQAPDGIDRDGDLDLADGELDGYRDKKNAKDLNNQLEVAIGDGMEFTIHGDLKNKLKKGKLCMNNTKAIGNSINHHDNRMEHEYLNHHEEDTISHKSYGSHNNRPFKDESHKGSVDSLDGEEKKDASKEDLDQEGSLLDLEEDGEEGEEELHGIIRTDEEIIEADYPADCCPDNCYKKFPFLAGDDDAPFWQGWANLRLKTFQLIENKYFETAVITMILLSSLALALEDVHLSSRPILQDILYYMDRIFTVIFFIEMLIKWLALGFKKYFTNAWCWLDFIIVMVVVNALVQAIPSIFNVLLVCLIFWLIFAIMGVQLFAGKYFKCVDANKTTLSHEIIPDRNACIAENYTWENSPMNFDHVGKAYLCLFQVATFKGWIQIMNDAIDSRDVNKQPIRETNIYMYLYFVFFIIFGSFFTLNLFIGVIIDNFNEQKKKAGGSLEMFMTEDQKKYYNAMKKMGSKKPLKAIPRPRWRPQAIVFEIVTDKKFDMIIMLFIGLNMLTMTLDHYQQSKTFSDVLDYLNMIFIVIFTSECLMKIFALRYHYFKEPWNLFDFVVVILSILGLVLSDIIEKYFVSPTLLRVVRVAKVGRVLRLVKGAKGIRTLLFALAMSLPALFNICLLLFLVMFIFAIFGMSFFMHVKDKSGLDDVYNFKTFTQSMILLFQMSTSAGWDGVLDGIINEEDCQEPNNEIGYPGNCGSSTIGIAYLLSYLVISFLIVINMYIAVILENYSQATEDVQEGLTDDDYDMYYEIWQQFDPDGTQYIRYEQLSDFLDVLEPPLQIHKPNKYKIVSMDIPICKGDLMFCVDILDALTKDFFARKGNPIEETTELGEVQARPDEAGYEPVSSTLWRQREEYCARLIQNAWRKHKQQRLGGPSEESDDPDTDPRGRQTAVLVESDGFVTKNGHRVVIHSRSPSVTSRTADV, from the exons AGTGATATTTACGGGCATCTACACATTTGAGTCCGCCGTTAAGGTGATGGCGAGGGGTTTCATTCTGCAGCCTTTTACCTATCTTAGAGATGCATGGAATTGGCTCGACTTCGTAGTAATAGCTTTAGC TTATGTGACCATGGGCATAGATCTAGGAAACCTTGCTGCTCTGAGGACATTTCGAGTCCTTCGAGCCTTGAAGACTGTCGCTATTGTACCAG GTCTGAAAACGATCGTCGGTGCCGTCATAGAATCCGTTAAAAATCTGAGGGACGTAATAATCCTCACCATGTTCTCGTTGTCCGTATTTGCGCTGATGGGTCTACAGATATACATGGGTGTTCTTACCcaaaagtgtataaaaaatttcccggAGGATGGCTCGTGGGGCAATCTTACCGATGAGAATTGGGAACGATTCGTCAGTAACGAGA CAAATTGGTACGTGGACGAAGGTGGGAACATGCCCTTGTGTGGCAATTCATCTGGAGCTGG GATGTGCGATCCCGGTTACACCTGTTTGCAAGGGTATGGCTCGAATCCCAACTACGGATACACCAGCTTCGACACCTTCGGCTGGGCGTTACTCTCCGCTTTTCGTCTGATGACGCAAGACTACTGGGAAAACCTTTACCAGCTCGTTCTGAGGTCAGCCGGACCGTGGCACATGCTCTTCTTTATCGTTATCATTTTCCTTGGTTCGTTTTATCTCGTCAACTTGATCCTCGCCATCGTCGCTATGTCGTACGACGAGTTACAGAAGAAAGCCGAGGAGGAAGAGGCTGCCGAGGAGGAAGCGATCAGG GAAGCTGAGGAGGCGGCACTGGCGAAAGAATCCAAACTTGCAGCTCATGCTGCAGCAAGAGAAGCAGCGGCGGCAGCTGCGGCTGCGGATCAGATAGTCAAATCACCATCCGACTTCTCTTGCCACAGTTACGAGCTGTTTGTTGGACAAGAAAAAGGCAACGACGACAACAACAAGGAGAGAATGAGCATACGTTCCGTTGAGTCGGTGAGCGAACACAGAGTGAAGCCACCCAACAACAATCACAGCAGTGCCTCGAACAAAGTCCGAAAAGTCAGTGCC GCTAGCCTCAGTCTACCAGGGTCTCCCTTCAATCTGAGAAGAGGAAGCCGAGGGAGTCATCAGTTCACGATACGAAACGGCCGAGGAAGATTCGTCGGCCCTCCAGGCGGGGACCGGAAGCCCCTCGTTCTGTCGACGTACCTCGACGCCCAGGAACATCTGCCCTACGCCGATGACTCGAACGCCGTAACGCCGATGTCCGAAGAAAATGGCACCATCGTTGTTCCCGTGTACTACGCAAGCCTCGGCTCCCGACACTCGTCCTACACGTCGCACGCCTCCAGGTTATCCTACACCTCCCACGGGGATCTCCTCGGGGGTATCGCTGGGGCCGGGAAGCCGATGACCAAGGAAAGCCGTCTCAGGAGTAGGTCGGCCAGGCCTCCTTCGGGGAACGGTCACGTTAATGACCAGAACCATAAACACTTTTAC GAGGGAGACATGGAAGATCCAATGGGAAAAGTAAAGCAACAGGACAATCCGTTTATCGAACCTTCTCAACAGCACGCCGTTGTCGATATGAAAG ATGTTATGGTTCTGAGCGATATCATAGAACAGGCTGCGGGACGGCAGAGCAAAGCTTCGGATCATGGAG TTTCGATCTATTACTTTCCGACAGAGGACGACGAAGAAGGTCCTGCATTCAAGGAAAAATTATTGGCTCTATGCCTTCGTGGCATAGACATATTTTGTGTCTGGGATTGCTGTTGGGTTTGGCTAAAGTTTCAAGAGTTTGTCGCACTGGTCGTCTTCGATCCTTTCGTGGAGCTTTTCATCACGCTCTGTATCGTAGTCAACACACTCTTCATGGCCTTGGATCATCACGCCATGGACCCGGATATGGATAGGGTACTGAAGTCCGGAAATTac TTCTTCACAACCACCTTTGGCATCGAAGCAACCATGAAGCTGATCGCGATGAGCCCCAAGTATTACTTTCAGGAAGGGTGGAACATTTTCGACTTTATCATCGTGGCCCTGTCGCTGTTGGAGTTGGGTCTCGAGGGCGTTCAAGGATTGTCGGTGTTGCGTTCCTTCCGACTG CTGAGAGTCTTCAAGCTGGCAAAGTCTTGGCCTACGTTGAATCTGCTTATCTCCATCATGGGCAGAACGGTGGGTGCCTTGGGTAACCTGACCTTTGTCTTGTGCATTATCATCTTCATATTCGCCGTGATGGGCATGCAATTGTTCGGTAAAAATTACACCGACAACGTCGACCGATTCCCGGACGGAGATCTTCCTCGATGGAACTTCACCGACTTCATGCACTCCTTCATGATTGTATTTCGCGTGCTTTGCGGAGAATGGATCGAGTCTATGTGGGATTGTATGCTGGTTGGAGACGTATCCTGTATACCTTTCTTCCTGGCGACGGTGGTCATTGGTAACTTGGTC GTTCTCAACCTCTTCTTGGCCTTGCTCTTGAGCAACTTTGGTTCGTCGAATCTATCGGCACCTACGGCAGACAACGATACGAATAAAATCGCTGAAGCTATCGACAGGATAGCACGATTCATACAATGGGTGAAGAGAAGTCTGTTTAACCTGTTTAAAATGATGCGAGCCAAGTTCACCAATCAGATATCCGATCAGGCGCCAG ATGGAATCGATCGCGATGGAGATTTAGATCTAGCTGATGGTGAGCTAGATGGCTACAGAGATAAGAAAAATGCTAAAGATCTTAACAATCAACTAGAAGTGGCTATTGGCGACGGCATGGAATTCACCATCCATG GAGAcctgaaaaacaaattgaaaaagggAAAACTGTGTATGAACAATACGAAGGCGATCGGTAACTCAATAAATCATCACGACAATAGAATGGAACACGAGTACCTGAATCATCACGAGGAAGACACGATAAG TCATAAATCGTACGGTAGTCACAATAATCGTCCGTTCAAGGACGAGAGTCACAAAGGAAGTGTCGATTCGTTAGACGGCGAAGAGAAGAAAGACGCGAGCAAGGAAGATCTCGATCAGGAAGGTTCGTTACTAG ATCTAGAGGAAGACGGTGAAGAAGGCGAAGAGGAGCTGCACGGAATTATCCGGACTGACGAGGAGATAATCGAAGCCGACTATCCTGCTGACTGCTGCCCGGATAATTGTTACAAAAAGTTTCCGTTCCTGGCGGGTGATGACGACGCTCCTTTCTGGCAAGGATGGGCCAATTTGCGGCTGAAGACTTTCCAATTGATAGAAAACAAGTATTTCGAGACGGCCGTTATCACGATGATTCTGCTCAGCAGTTTGGCTCTG GCGTTGGAAGACGTCCATCTTTCGTCCAGACCGATTCTTCAGGATATACTGTACTACATGGATCGAATATTCACCGTAATTTTCTTCATCGAGATGTTGATAAAATGGCTCGCCCTGGGATTCAAAAAGTACTTCACTAACGCGTGGTGCTGGCTTGATTTCATCATCGTCATG GTGGTTGTAAACGCTCTCGTGCAAGCAATTCCGTCTATCTTCAACGTGTTGCTGGTGTGCCTGATATTCTGGTTGATTTTCGCCATAATGGGGGTTCAGCTATTCGCTGGAAAGTACTTCAAG TGCGTGGATGCGAACAAAACGACGCTGAGCCACGAGATAATACCAGACAGAAATGCTTGTATAGCTGAAAATTACACCTGGGAAAATTCGCCGATGAATTTTGACCACGTCGGTAAAGCTTACCTGTGCCTTTTCCAGGTGGCAACGTTCAAGGGATGGATACAGATAATGAACGATGCGATCGACTCGAGAGAC GTGAATAAACAACCGATTCGCGAGACAAACATCTACATGTATCTCTACTTTGTCTTCTTTATTATATTCGGGTCATTCTTCACTCTGAATTTGTTTATCGGAGTTATCATCGACAACTTTAACGAGCAGAAGAAGAAGGCCGGCGGGTCGTTGGAAATGTTCATGACCGAGGATCAGAAGAAGTATTACAACGCCATGAAGAAAATGGGAAGCAAAAAACCACTCAAGGCTATACCACGACCTAGG tgGAGACCTCAAGCGATAGTGTTTGAAATAGTGACGGACAAGAAGTTTGATATGATAATCATGTTGTTCATCGGACTGAACATGTTGACAATGACACTGGATCATTACCAGCAAAGCAAAACATTCAGTGATGTGCTGGATTACCTAAACATGATATTCATAGTGATATTCACCAGCGAGTGTCTGATGAAGATATTCGCCCTTCGTTACCACTATTTCAAGGAGCCGTGGAACCTGTTTGATTTTGTTGTCGttatattatcaatattaG GTCTGGTACTCAGCGACATAATCGAAAAGTATTTCGTCTCACCGACGTTACTTCGTGTCGTTCGAGTGGCAAAAGTTGGTCGAGTACTTCGTTTGGTCAAGGGAGCCAAGGGCATAAGAACGCTGCTCTTCGCACTTGCCATGTCTCTACCGGCGCTCTTCAACATCTGTTTACTCCTCTTCCTGGTGATGTTCATCTTCGCCATATTCGGAATGTCCTTCTTCATGCACGTCAAGGACAAGAGCGGCCTCGACGACGTCTACAACTTCAAGACGTTCACGCAGTCGATGATACTGTTGTTCCAG ATGTCTACCTCGGCCGGTTGGGACGGGGTTCTGGACGGTATAATAAACGAGGAGGACTGCCAGGAGCCAAACAACGAGATCGGTTACCCCGGCAACTGCGGCTCGTCGACGATAGGAATAGCGTACCTCCTCTCGTACCTGGTGATAAGTTTCCTGATCGTGATAAACATGTACATCGCCGTTATCCTCGAAAACTACTCCCAAGCGACGGAGGACGTGCAGGAGGGTCTGACCGACGACGACTACGACATGTACTACGAGATATGGCAGCAGTTCGACCCCGACGGTACCCAGTACATAAGATACGAGCAGCTCTCTGACTTCTTGGACGTGCTAGAGCCGCCGTTGCAGATACACAAGCCGAACAAGTACAAGATTGTGTCGATGGATATCCCCATATGTAAGGGCGACCTTATGTTTTGCGTGGACATTCTCGATGCACTCACAAAGGACTTCTTCGCGAGAAAGGGCAATCCTATCGAGGAGACGACCGAGCTCGGCGAGGTGCAAGCAAGACCGGACGAGGCGGGCTACGAGCCCGTCTCTTCGACCTTGTGGCGTCAGCGTGAAGAGTACTGCGCTCGGCTGATCCAGAACGCCTGGCGCAAGCACAAACAGCAAAGGCTCGGGGGGCCGAGCGAGGAGAGCGACGACCCGGACACCGACCCCCGGGGGCGGCAGACGGCTGTCCTCGTGGAGAGCGACGGCTTCGTAACGAAGAACGGGCATCGGGTCGTCATCCACAGCCGTTCGCCCAGCGTCACATCGCGCACGGCGGATGTCTGA